The following proteins are co-located in the Aggregicoccus sp. 17bor-14 genome:
- a CDS encoding metallophosphoesterase: MPLKPSRLPFVAGMTAQAVTDEGRHGDGLNGRNEARRGALNLLRRRNEALDRALDDKPDPFLTELPPRLRKRHGFTLTENELHVPGLHPAHDGLRIAQISDIHIGQATPDMRIRRAVLEINARQPDLVFLTGDYVTHSPKPIPRVPVLLQGLKGPVFVVLGNHDHWVDPHTLRRGLEGVGYTVLQNEHRVVHVRGAPACVLGIDDGLTGRDDVEATFRGAPTSGTRLVLAHTPPTIEKLPPHEGLVQFSGHTHGGQFVVRGLTEAIFKRAGQPYIRGHYAVRGNQLYVNRGLGFGFGGPYLRRGSEPEVAFFTLRPAVRAADMV; the protein is encoded by the coding sequence ATGCCGCTCAAGCCCTCCCGCCTCCCCTTCGTCGCCGGAATGACTGCCCAGGCAGTCACGGATGAAGGCCGACACGGTGACGGACTGAATGGACGCAACGAGGCCCGCCGCGGGGCGCTGAACCTCCTGCGGCGCCGCAATGAGGCGCTGGACAGGGCGCTGGACGACAAGCCGGACCCCTTCCTCACCGAGCTGCCCCCGCGGCTGCGCAAGCGCCACGGCTTCACCCTCACCGAGAACGAGCTGCACGTGCCCGGGCTGCACCCCGCGCACGACGGCCTGCGCATCGCGCAGATCTCGGACATCCACATCGGCCAGGCGACGCCGGACATGCGCATCCGCCGCGCGGTGCTGGAGATCAACGCCCGCCAGCCGGACCTCGTCTTCCTCACCGGCGACTACGTCACCCACAGCCCCAAGCCCATCCCGCGCGTGCCCGTGCTGCTGCAGGGGCTCAAGGGCCCCGTGTTCGTGGTGCTCGGCAACCACGACCACTGGGTGGACCCGCACACCCTGCGCCGCGGCCTCGAGGGCGTGGGCTACACCGTGCTGCAGAACGAGCACCGCGTGGTGCACGTGCGCGGCGCGCCCGCGTGCGTGCTGGGCATCGACGACGGGCTCACCGGCCGCGACGACGTGGAGGCCACCTTCCGCGGCGCGCCCACGAGCGGCACCCGGCTCGTGCTCGCGCACACCCCGCCCACCATCGAGAAGCTCCCGCCCCACGAGGGCCTCGTGCAGTTCAGCGGCCACACCCACGGCGGCCAGTTCGTCGTGCGCGGCCTCACCGAGGCCATCTTCAAGCGCGCAGGCCAGCCCTACATCCGCGGCCACTACGCGGTGCGCGGCAACCAGCTCTACGTGAACCGCGGCCTCGGCTTCGGGTTCGGCGGGCCCTACCTGCGCCGCGGCAGCGAGCCCGAGGTGGCGTTCTTCACGCTGCGGCCCGCGGTGCGCGCGGCCGACATGGTCTAG
- a CDS encoding ATP-binding protein, protein MPDETPPWPQIGSPLDDVNAAFHEAYDGARSSAEERAPVLVLLGDVLVVDRAGRRSEHPFTPPVHHALKSGAHAPVALFSLLHGVGDGPLDSSVCERLARLRGQVDASLGKVERDAPEASAAGPLRALLEATRAETDRVLEAGRTSREALAAYAHATGPALLRLVDEATRVQLEALHAQVEELLAGMTPKERAALQVVVAGAHQARERSLGMQYFQKRLGEPEGLEERVTFAENVADVDQALALVGARRFDRALARAFFGDPRRLQRDVLGDATAAHLARLELPPPPPAAPDAKAKPGAR, encoded by the coding sequence ATGCCCGACGAAACCCCTCCCTGGCCGCAGATCGGGAGCCCGCTGGACGACGTCAACGCCGCCTTCCACGAGGCCTACGACGGTGCGCGCAGCAGCGCGGAGGAGCGCGCCCCGGTGCTCGTGCTGCTCGGGGACGTGCTGGTGGTGGACCGCGCAGGACGGCGCTCGGAGCATCCCTTCACCCCGCCCGTGCACCATGCGCTCAAGTCGGGTGCGCACGCGCCCGTGGCCCTCTTCTCGCTTCTGCACGGCGTGGGGGACGGGCCGCTCGATTCGTCCGTCTGCGAGCGCCTCGCGCGCCTGCGCGGGCAGGTGGATGCGTCTCTCGGCAAGGTGGAGCGGGATGCGCCGGAGGCCTCCGCGGCCGGGCCGCTGCGCGCGCTCCTCGAGGCCACGCGGGCCGAGACCGACCGGGTGCTGGAGGCAGGGCGCACGTCGCGCGAGGCGCTCGCCGCCTACGCGCATGCCACGGGCCCCGCGCTGCTGCGGCTGGTGGACGAGGCCACGCGCGTGCAGCTGGAGGCCCTGCACGCGCAGGTGGAGGAGCTGCTCGCCGGGATGACGCCGAAGGAGCGCGCCGCGCTGCAGGTGGTGGTGGCCGGGGCGCACCAGGCCCGCGAGCGCAGCCTCGGCATGCAGTACTTCCAGAAGCGCCTCGGCGAGCCCGAGGGGCTCGAGGAGCGCGTCACCTTCGCGGAGAACGTGGCGGACGTGGACCAGGCACTCGCGCTGGTGGGCGCGCGGCGCTTCGACCGCGCGCTCGCCAGGGCCTTCTTCGGGGACCCGCGCCGGCTGCAGCGCGACGTGCTCGGGGACGCGACGGCCGCGCACCTCGCGCGCCTGGAGCTACCGCCGCCTCCTCCGGCCGCCCCGGACGCGAAGGCGAAGCCCGGGGCGCGCTAG
- a CDS encoding metalloregulator ArsR/SmtB family transcription factor has protein sequence MSKGPFEALADPTRRAILRRLRRGALAAGEVGEAFHLSKPTLSHHLRVLRLAGLVRAEKQGTRVVYTLQTGALEDVASELLEWAQGVREVARGTGRRSTAARRGGS, from the coding sequence ATGAGCAAGGGACCTTTCGAAGCGCTCGCCGACCCCACCCGCCGCGCCATCCTGCGCCGGCTGCGCCGCGGCGCGCTCGCCGCGGGCGAGGTGGGCGAGGCATTCCACCTGAGCAAGCCCACGCTCAGCCACCACCTCCGGGTGCTGCGGCTCGCGGGGCTGGTGCGGGCCGAGAAGCAGGGAACGCGCGTGGTGTACACGCTGCAGACGGGCGCGCTGGAGGACGTGGCGAGCGAGCTGCTCGAGTGGGCGCAGGGCGTGCGCGAGGTGGCGCGCGGGACGGGGCGGCGGAGCACGGCGGCGCGGCGAGGTGGGTCGTGA
- a CDS encoding PAS domain-containing protein, producing MERAAPCLHFEAVRSEDGLLRDFAGTHLNAAAEALVRDFRLGRLHPLWSTPEAAERGAPPGLLDFHALARVVDTGEPYSRDLRLRAPGSGAGSGDAWYRATAVKHEDGFALWLAAAPPVRETEGALLEALAEEREARKAAEGALQVYDALLADAPVGMGLLDLDLQHTLVNPALAHMEGLQEGEALGAQLAPHLQPVLVPLCRLALEVGGPVVAELTPETWSGVPVGGDWQVVAFPVGRHGPGSPAQGVGLSLTDISERKRAERVLSAREEHLRLALQTANMVAWEWTYEHKRVTWSPRAEAFFGLEPGGLGDSLQQFLSCVHPEDEEMVREAISRGQEAQGAYAFRFRGVWPSGRVRTYETTGQTFHDEDGRPARMVGVVLDCTERERAEEAMRAAAERYRLASSATHDVLWELNLATGNVYWGEAGSDVFGYRVEQVGHDLGWWRQQVHPEDRERAAASLENLIASRSDTWREEYRFRRADGEYIDVLDRGTVVRDEQGNPLRVIGTMMDITERKRALEHMAQEAEFRERFIGILGHDLRNPLNAISLSAKTLARRAGLPASELRLAQRIDASAHRMGQMISDILDLTRARLAGGIPLHLAPVELHPVCKQVAEELATVHPQRRIHLQLEGDGQGVWDGSRLSQLLSNLLGNALEHSGPDAEVTVRCGESEGGQVLLQVHNPGPPIPNELLPSIFDPFRQAPSLRETGTRSSGLGLGLFVVREIARAHGGSVEVHSTREHGTTFRVRLPRDARRPSSDSVLDA from the coding sequence GTGGAGCGCGCCGCGCCCTGCCTGCACTTCGAGGCCGTGCGCAGCGAGGACGGGCTGCTGCGGGACTTCGCCGGCACCCACCTCAACGCCGCCGCCGAGGCGCTGGTGCGCGACTTCCGCCTCGGGCGCCTGCACCCGCTGTGGTCCACCCCCGAGGCCGCCGAGCGCGGGGCGCCCCCGGGACTGCTCGACTTCCACGCGCTCGCACGGGTGGTGGACACGGGCGAGCCCTACTCGCGCGACCTGCGGCTGCGCGCCCCGGGCTCGGGCGCGGGCTCGGGAGACGCGTGGTACCGCGCCACGGCGGTGAAGCACGAGGACGGCTTCGCGCTGTGGCTCGCCGCCGCCCCGCCGGTGCGCGAGACGGAAGGGGCGCTGCTCGAGGCGCTCGCCGAGGAGCGCGAGGCGCGCAAGGCCGCGGAGGGGGCGCTGCAGGTGTACGACGCGCTGCTCGCGGACGCGCCGGTGGGCATGGGCCTGCTCGACCTGGACCTGCAGCACACGCTGGTGAACCCCGCGCTCGCGCACATGGAGGGGCTGCAGGAGGGCGAGGCGCTGGGGGCGCAGCTCGCTCCGCACCTGCAGCCGGTGCTGGTGCCCCTGTGCCGGCTCGCGCTCGAGGTGGGCGGCCCCGTGGTGGCGGAGCTCACCCCGGAGACGTGGAGCGGGGTGCCGGTGGGCGGCGACTGGCAGGTGGTGGCCTTCCCGGTGGGGCGCCACGGGCCGGGCAGCCCCGCGCAGGGCGTGGGCCTCAGCCTCACGGACATCAGCGAGCGCAAGCGCGCCGAGCGCGTGCTCAGCGCGCGCGAGGAGCACCTGCGGCTCGCGCTGCAGACGGCCAACATGGTCGCCTGGGAGTGGACCTACGAGCACAAGCGGGTGACCTGGAGCCCGCGCGCCGAGGCCTTCTTCGGCCTGGAGCCCGGCGGGCTCGGCGACAGCCTGCAGCAGTTCCTCAGCTGCGTGCACCCGGAGGACGAGGAGATGGTGCGCGAGGCCATCTCGCGCGGGCAGGAGGCGCAGGGCGCGTACGCGTTCCGCTTCCGCGGCGTGTGGCCCAGCGGCCGGGTGCGCACCTACGAGACCACCGGGCAGACCTTCCACGACGAGGACGGGCGCCCCGCGCGCATGGTGGGCGTGGTGCTCGACTGCACCGAGCGCGAGCGCGCCGAGGAGGCGATGCGCGCGGCCGCCGAGCGCTACCGGCTCGCCTCCAGCGCCACCCACGACGTGCTCTGGGAGCTCAACCTCGCCACCGGCAACGTGTACTGGGGCGAGGCCGGCTCGGACGTGTTCGGCTACCGCGTGGAGCAGGTGGGCCACGACCTGGGCTGGTGGCGCCAGCAGGTGCACCCGGAGGACCGCGAGCGCGCGGCGGCGAGCCTCGAGAACCTCATCGCGAGCCGCTCGGACACCTGGCGCGAGGAGTACCGCTTCCGGCGCGCGGACGGCGAGTACATCGACGTGCTCGACCGCGGCACCGTGGTGCGCGACGAGCAGGGCAATCCCTTGCGCGTCATCGGCACCATGATGGACATCACCGAGCGCAAGCGCGCGCTCGAGCACATGGCGCAGGAGGCGGAGTTCCGCGAGCGCTTCATCGGCATCCTCGGCCACGACCTGAGAAACCCCCTCAACGCCATCAGCCTCTCGGCGAAGACGCTCGCGCGGCGCGCGGGGCTGCCGGCGAGCGAGCTGCGGCTCGCGCAGCGCATCGACGCGAGCGCGCACCGCATGGGGCAGATGATCTCGGACATCCTGGACCTCACCCGCGCGCGGCTCGCGGGCGGCATCCCGCTGCACCTCGCGCCGGTGGAGCTTCACCCGGTGTGCAAGCAGGTGGCGGAGGAGCTGGCCACGGTGCACCCGCAGCGCCGCATCCACCTGCAGCTGGAGGGGGACGGGCAGGGGGTGTGGGACGGCTCGCGCTTGAGCCAGCTGCTGAGCAACCTGCTGGGCAACGCGCTCGAGCACAGCGGCCCGGACGCCGAGGTCACCGTGCGCTGCGGCGAGAGCGAGGGCGGGCAGGTGCTGCTCCAGGTCCACAACCCGGGGCCGCCCATCCCCAACGAGCTGCTGCCCAGCATCTTCGACCCCTTCCGCCAGGCTCCCAGCCTGCGCGAGACGGGCACGCGCAGCAGCGGCCTGGGGCTGGGGCTCTTCGTGGTGCGCGAGATTGCGCGCGCCCACGGCGGCAGCGTGGAGGTGCACTCCACGCGCGAGCACGGCACCACCTTCCGCGTGCGCCTGCCGAGAGATGCACGCCGGCCGAGCAGCGACTCCGTGCTCGACGCCTAG
- a CDS encoding amino acid ABC transporter ATP-binding protein produces MSLVEVKDLHKRFGTLEVLQGLSLTVNAGEVVVLVGPSGCGKSTLLRCLNGLELPTSGSVTVGGLPVLPDPKALQALRRRVGMVFQRFHLFPHLTALQNVMLAPVQVLGQSPKEAEAAGRELLERVHLGAKADAYPQQLSGGQQQRVAIARALAMRPELMLFDEPTSALDPELVGEVLEVMRELARDGMTMCVVTHEMAFAADVAHRVLFMDGGRVLEEGPPSQVLRAPQHPRAREFLARLLNH; encoded by the coding sequence ATGTCACTCGTCGAAGTGAAGGACCTGCACAAGCGCTTCGGCACCCTCGAGGTGCTGCAGGGGCTCTCCCTCACCGTGAACGCGGGCGAGGTGGTGGTGCTGGTGGGCCCCTCGGGCTGCGGCAAGAGCACGCTCCTGCGCTGCCTCAACGGCCTCGAGCTGCCCACCTCCGGCAGCGTCACGGTGGGCGGGCTGCCGGTGCTGCCGGACCCCAAGGCGCTGCAGGCGCTGCGCCGGCGCGTGGGGATGGTGTTCCAGCGCTTCCACCTCTTCCCGCACCTCACGGCGCTGCAGAACGTGATGCTCGCGCCGGTGCAGGTGCTGGGGCAGAGCCCGAAGGAGGCGGAAGCCGCGGGGCGCGAGCTGCTCGAGCGCGTGCACCTGGGGGCGAAGGCGGACGCGTACCCGCAGCAGCTCAGCGGCGGGCAGCAGCAGCGCGTGGCGATTGCGCGGGCGCTCGCGATGCGCCCCGAGCTGATGCTCTTCGACGAGCCGACGAGCGCGCTGGACCCGGAGCTGGTGGGCGAGGTGCTCGAGGTGATGCGCGAGCTCGCGCGCGACGGGATGACCATGTGCGTGGTGACGCACGAGATGGCCTTCGCCGCGGACGTGGCGCACCGGGTGCTCTTCATGGACGGCGGCCGCGTGCTGGAGGAGGGCCCGCCCTCGCAGGTGCTCAGGGCGCCGCAGCATCCGCGCGCCCGCGAGTTCCTCGCCCGCCTGCTCAACCACTGA
- a CDS encoding response regulator translates to MAQPQCTLLVVDDDLDIRDALQDVLEEAGYCVRLAADGQEALEQLREGWCPNLILLDLMMPRMNGFEFRDVQRREPPLSSIPVLLASADPALPQAARSLGVAGYLRKPLDLDDLLGTVDRLCGAQGLTHASA, encoded by the coding sequence TTGGCGCAACCTCAGTGCACGCTGCTCGTCGTCGACGACGACCTCGACATCCGTGACGCCCTCCAGGACGTGCTGGAGGAGGCGGGCTACTGCGTGCGCCTCGCGGCCGACGGGCAGGAGGCGCTGGAGCAGCTGCGCGAGGGCTGGTGCCCGAACCTCATCCTGCTGGACCTGATGATGCCGCGGATGAACGGCTTCGAGTTCCGGGACGTGCAGCGGCGCGAGCCGCCGCTGAGCAGCATCCCGGTGCTCCTGGCGAGCGCGGACCCGGCGCTGCCGCAGGCGGCGCGCTCGCTCGGGGTGGCGGGCTACCTGCGCAAGCCCCTGGACCTGGACGACCTGCTGGGCACGGTGGACCGGCTGTGCGGCGCGCAGGGGCTGACGCACGCCTCGGCCTGA
- a CDS encoding RIO1 family regulatory kinase/ATPase: MHEALELLLADGVIEEVVARLKSGKEADVYIVSHGGQLVAAKIYKERNQRNFKNNAGYKEGRTVRNSRTARAIAKGSKFGQAAAEDAWKATESEALSKLHAAGVRVPAPVMFYEGVLLMQLVTDGAGQPAARIVDALLDEASAGALYKDLRAQVVKMLCCDIIHGDLSAYNILLSDNGPTVIDFPQIVAAAANSQAEFFFRRDLDNLRLFFAGYDRSLLAREGDAAEIWRAYTRRELAPDFEPSGRGVPGGGGRAAHTRGPGRTQRPPQDVQHPAPVREAEPAPAVEEDEFAILRQGGGERPKVALMKQQPQGRGPRRGPGGGGGRSGGGFGGGRPGGPPRGPQQQQGGGRPAGGPQQGHGGARAQPAHGGQPQQHAGPRAQPARGGGPQQQSHGGPPSSQQAAHGGRSSHPQQAQGGRPPQQQHGGARAQSTHAGGRPPQSSAHADARPHGAPQHAGSHGRNGAGGAHPPRSEPHAATHAASMHAPGHAPRHPRAEGGARTSDSAPRGGGRPQQGPRAGGHAPHERQGPARHDARGERPRGGAPRGQRPAAPAVSYVARAVTPSGSSSDES; this comes from the coding sequence ATGCACGAAGCACTCGAGCTCCTCCTCGCCGATGGCGTGATCGAAGAAGTCGTCGCCCGCCTCAAGAGCGGCAAGGAGGCGGACGTGTACATCGTCAGCCACGGCGGCCAGCTGGTGGCGGCGAAGATCTACAAGGAGCGCAACCAGCGCAACTTCAAGAACAACGCCGGCTACAAGGAGGGCCGCACGGTGCGCAACAGCCGCACCGCGCGCGCCATCGCCAAGGGCAGCAAGTTCGGTCAGGCCGCGGCGGAGGATGCCTGGAAGGCCACCGAGTCCGAGGCCCTGAGCAAGCTGCACGCGGCCGGCGTGCGCGTGCCCGCGCCGGTGATGTTCTACGAGGGCGTGCTGCTGATGCAGCTCGTCACCGACGGCGCGGGCCAGCCCGCCGCCCGCATCGTGGATGCGCTGCTGGACGAGGCGAGCGCCGGCGCGCTCTACAAGGACCTGCGCGCCCAGGTCGTGAAGATGCTGTGCTGCGACATCATCCACGGCGACCTGAGCGCCTACAACATCCTGCTCAGCGACAACGGCCCCACGGTCATCGACTTCCCGCAGATCGTGGCCGCCGCGGCCAACAGCCAGGCCGAGTTCTTCTTCCGCCGCGACCTGGACAACCTGCGCCTCTTCTTCGCGGGCTACGACCGCAGCCTCCTCGCGCGCGAGGGTGACGCTGCGGAGATCTGGCGCGCGTACACGCGCCGCGAGCTCGCCCCGGACTTCGAGCCCAGCGGCCGCGGCGTGCCCGGCGGCGGCGGACGCGCAGCGCACACGCGCGGGCCCGGCCGCACGCAGCGGCCCCCGCAGGACGTGCAGCACCCCGCGCCCGTGCGCGAGGCGGAGCCTGCGCCGGCCGTCGAGGAGGACGAGTTCGCCATTCTTCGCCAGGGCGGCGGCGAGCGCCCCAAGGTGGCGCTGATGAAGCAGCAGCCGCAGGGGCGCGGCCCTCGCCGCGGCCCCGGTGGTGGCGGCGGCAGGAGTGGCGGCGGCTTCGGCGGTGGCAGGCCGGGCGGTCCGCCGAGGGGCCCTCAGCAGCAGCAAGGGGGAGGCCGTCCCGCGGGGGGCCCGCAGCAGGGGCACGGAGGCGCTCGCGCGCAGCCCGCGCACGGCGGCCAACCGCAGCAGCACGCAGGGCCTCGCGCGCAGCCCGCGCGTGGCGGTGGGCCGCAGCAGCAGTCGCACGGCGGGCCGCCCTCGTCACAGCAGGCTGCGCACGGGGGTCGGTCCTCCCATCCGCAACAGGCGCAGGGCGGTCGCCCTCCGCAGCAGCAGCACGGAGGCGCTCGCGCGCAGTCCACGCACGCAGGCGGCAGGCCGCCGCAGTCCTCTGCGCACGCAGACGCCCGGCCGCACGGCGCCCCGCAGCACGCGGGCTCCCACGGGCGGAACGGGGCCGGTGGCGCGCACCCGCCGCGCAGCGAGCCGCATGCCGCCACCCACGCGGCGAGCATGCACGCGCCCGGGCATGCGCCGCGTCACCCGCGCGCCGAGGGCGGAGCGCGCACTTCCGACTCTGCACCGCGCGGTGGGGGGCGCCCGCAGCAGGGCCCTCGCGCAGGCGGCCACGCGCCCCACGAGCGCCAGGGTCCCGCACGCCACGACGCCCGCGGTGAGCGGCCTCGAGGCGGCGCGCCGCGCGGGCAGCGACCGGCCGCCCCCGCGGTCTCCTACGTCGCACGCGCCGTGACGCCCTCGGGCTCGTCCTCCGACGAGAGCTGA
- a CDS encoding ABC transporter permease subunit (The N-terminal region of this protein, as described by TIGR01726, is a three transmembrane segment that identifies a subfamily of ABC transporter permease subunits, which specificities that include histidine, arginine, glutamine, glutamate, L-cystine (sic), the opines (in Agrobacterium) octopine and nopaline, etc.) produces the protein MASPAVRRPAILALLLSLLAAVLLPGCGGAKDTGRTVRIGVDATYPPFESVQDGQFTGFDVELGRALAEEMGGRAEFVNTSFDGVFPALLGGKFDLVMSAVTITDERRARLAFSEPYYTAGQVVAVREGEQQVKSIDDLDGKTAGIQINTTASLVLQKHPAVTVRQYPTIDLALQDLANGNLAAVVGDAPTLRYFIAHGFGRLSTVGALLTEEHYGIAMDPRRTDLHKEVNAALARLRANGKFAALEEKYFGKAAAAEAAQAQGAAQLPWARMARTLLRGLVLTVALTLLSLVLGLPLGLALALARLSRRGWIRAVASSYVELFRGTPLLVQIIFVYYALPQLVGLDLAPFAAAVLALTLNCAAYVAEIFRAGIGAVDAGQLEAAQALGLSRWQGMRHVVLPQAFRHALPPLTNEAIALLKDSSLVSIIGMAELTRSGQELASQLAAPLAVWPAVALFYLLVTFPLTRLAGGLERRLRIQH, from the coding sequence GTGGCCTCACCCGCCGTCCGCCGTCCCGCCATCCTCGCCCTGCTGCTGTCGCTTCTCGCCGCCGTCCTCCTGCCTGGCTGTGGCGGGGCGAAGGACACCGGGCGCACGGTGCGCATCGGCGTGGATGCGACCTACCCGCCCTTCGAGTCCGTGCAGGACGGGCAGTTCACCGGCTTCGACGTGGAGCTGGGCCGCGCGCTCGCCGAGGAGATGGGCGGGCGGGCGGAGTTCGTGAACACCAGCTTCGACGGCGTCTTCCCCGCGCTGCTGGGCGGCAAGTTCGACCTGGTGATGAGCGCCGTCACCATCACCGACGAGCGCCGCGCGCGCCTCGCCTTCTCCGAGCCCTACTACACCGCGGGCCAGGTGGTGGCGGTGCGCGAGGGCGAGCAGCAGGTCAAGAGCATCGACGACCTGGACGGCAAGACGGCCGGCATCCAGATCAACACCACGGCCTCGCTCGTGCTGCAGAAGCACCCGGCCGTCACCGTGCGGCAGTACCCCACCATCGACCTCGCGCTGCAGGACCTGGCCAACGGCAACCTCGCCGCGGTGGTCGGCGACGCGCCCACGCTGCGCTACTTCATCGCGCACGGCTTCGGGCGGCTCTCCACCGTGGGCGCGCTGCTCACCGAGGAGCACTACGGCATCGCCATGGACCCGCGCCGCACGGACCTCCACAAGGAGGTGAACGCGGCGCTCGCGCGGCTGCGCGCGAACGGCAAGTTCGCGGCGCTCGAGGAGAAGTACTTCGGCAAGGCGGCCGCCGCGGAGGCCGCCCAGGCGCAGGGAGCGGCGCAGCTGCCCTGGGCGCGCATGGCGCGCACGCTCTTGCGCGGGCTCGTGCTCACGGTGGCGCTCACCCTCCTCTCGCTGGTGCTGGGGCTGCCGCTGGGGCTCGCGCTCGCGCTCGCGCGCCTCAGCCGCCGCGGGTGGATCCGCGCGGTCGCGAGCAGCTACGTGGAGCTGTTTCGCGGCACGCCGCTGCTCGTGCAGATCATCTTCGTGTACTACGCGCTGCCGCAGCTGGTGGGGCTGGACCTCGCGCCCTTCGCGGCCGCGGTGCTCGCGCTCACGCTCAACTGCGCGGCGTACGTGGCGGAGATCTTCCGCGCGGGCATCGGCGCGGTGGACGCGGGGCAGCTCGAGGCCGCGCAGGCGCTGGGCCTGAGCCGCTGGCAGGGGATGCGCCACGTGGTGCTGCCGCAGGCCTTCCGCCACGCGCTGCCGCCGCTCACCAACGAGGCCATCGCGCTGCTCAAGGACTCCTCGCTCGTGTCCATCATCGGCATGGCGGAGCTCACGCGCTCGGGCCAGGAGCTCGCGAGCCAGCTCGCCGCGCCGCTCGCGGTGTGGCCCGCTGTCGCGCTCTTCTACCTGCTGGTCACCTTCCCCCTCACCCGGCTCGCCGGCGGGCTCGAGCGCCGCCTGCGCATCCAGCACTGA
- a CDS encoding NAD(P)/FAD-dependent oxidoreductase gives MGASEQAARSTVEHVVVVGAGPGGLAAAVNLAGRGLRVTVVEKDPVPGGRMKGLSLGEKGEYRVDTGPSILQLPGVLEKIFSRAGKRLEDYVTLTPVHPNTRVHFWDGTHLDTHRDPEALARELARFGADKPEAMRRWFAEGQEKYAIAYEKFIATSAGSLGYYNPVRLAPTLRFKPWQTLYRQLDSHFHDDRITYALAYPSKYLGLHPTTCSSVFSVIPFIELAFGVWHVQGGFRELARGMQRCAEDLGATFRLGTPVEQVWVEAGRVRGVRLAGGERLEADAVVVNADLAYAATKLVPAEAREGSRLTDRALEKAKYSCSTFMAYYGLARSYAELPHHLIYLSEGARRTDRDALEDRTVDLDDPPFYVCNPGASDPSGAPAGHSTLYVLVPTPNTAADVDWKATEAALRERIPKMLEKVGLKGVREHVRAERYFTAETWRDDFNVFRGAVFNLSHTWAQLGPLRPKVKSREVEGLYFVGGGTHPGSGLLTIMESANIAADYLSREAGKGALPEWPYVPPLEGAQAPAGMQAGRRSAHGA, from the coding sequence ATGGGCGCGAGCGAGCAGGCAGCGAGGAGCACAGTGGAGCACGTGGTCGTCGTGGGCGCGGGGCCCGGGGGGCTCGCCGCGGCGGTCAACCTGGCGGGGCGCGGCCTGCGGGTCACCGTGGTGGAGAAGGACCCGGTGCCGGGCGGGCGCATGAAGGGCCTGAGCCTCGGGGAGAAGGGCGAGTACCGGGTGGACACCGGGCCCTCCATCCTCCAGCTGCCCGGGGTGCTGGAGAAGATCTTCAGCCGGGCCGGCAAGCGGCTCGAGGACTACGTCACCCTCACCCCCGTGCACCCCAACACCCGGGTGCACTTCTGGGACGGCACCCACCTGGACACCCACCGCGATCCGGAGGCCCTGGCGCGCGAGCTCGCGCGCTTCGGAGCGGACAAGCCCGAGGCCATGCGCCGCTGGTTCGCGGAAGGCCAGGAGAAGTACGCCATCGCGTACGAGAAGTTCATCGCCACGAGTGCGGGGAGCCTCGGCTACTACAACCCGGTGCGGCTCGCGCCCACGCTGCGCTTCAAGCCCTGGCAGACGCTGTACCGGCAGCTCGACAGCCACTTCCACGACGACCGCATCACTTACGCGCTCGCCTATCCGTCGAAGTACCTGGGGCTACACCCCACCACCTGCTCCTCCGTCTTCAGCGTCATCCCCTTCATCGAGCTCGCCTTCGGCGTGTGGCACGTGCAGGGGGGCTTTCGCGAGCTCGCGCGCGGGATGCAGCGCTGCGCCGAGGACCTGGGGGCGACGTTCCGGCTCGGCACGCCCGTGGAGCAGGTGTGGGTGGAGGCGGGAAGGGTGCGCGGGGTGAGGCTCGCCGGAGGAGAGCGGCTCGAGGCGGACGCCGTCGTGGTGAACGCGGACCTCGCCTACGCGGCGACGAAGCTGGTGCCCGCCGAGGCCCGCGAGGGCAGCCGCCTCACCGACCGCGCCCTGGAGAAGGCGAAGTACTCGTGCAGCACCTTCATGGCCTACTACGGCCTGGCCCGCTCCTACGCGGAGCTGCCCCACCACCTCATCTACCTGTCCGAGGGCGCGCGGCGCACCGACCGCGACGCGCTCGAGGACCGCACGGTGGACCTGGACGACCCGCCCTTCTACGTGTGCAACCCGGGCGCCTCGGACCCCTCGGGTGCGCCCGCGGGCCACAGCACCCTCTACGTGCTGGTGCCCACCCCGAACACGGCGGCGGATGTGGACTGGAAGGCCACCGAGGCCGCCCTGCGCGAGCGCATCCCGAAGATGCTGGAGAAGGTCGGCCTGAAGGGGGTGCGCGAGCACGTGCGCGCCGAGCGCTACTTCACCGCCGAGACCTGGCGCGACGACTTCAACGTGTTCCGCGGCGCCGTCTTCAACCTGAGCCACACCTGGGCCCAGCTGGGGCCCCTGCGCCCCAAGGTGAAGAGCCGCGAGGTGGAGGGGCTCTACTTCGTGGGGGGCGGGACGCACCCGGGCAGCGGGCTGCTCACCATCATGGAGAGCGCGAACATCGCCGCCGACTACCTCTCCCGGGAGGCAGGCAAGGGGGCGCTGCCCGAGTGGCCGTACGTCCCGCCGCTGGAGGGAGCGCAGGCGCCCGCCGGCATGCAGGCGGGCAGGCGCAGCGCGCACGGAGCGTGA